One genomic window of Pecten maximus chromosome 3, xPecMax1.1, whole genome shotgun sequence includes the following:
- the LOC117324240 gene encoding uncharacterized protein LOC117324240, with product MADHNFSMVRTTQKSIISGYDENVYGLDNGQFLYIHVPALTCILLSLICAAAVILDAFRLQGFRTFFSWTKSERFVVYLAVCDGSFNIAHSMDHLHIVITRDHVHPVELCEFYGFMLAEFITAQNLMVNIVAINAFVLIYYRKRTVWFGEYDWKLLLWTFGVPFIGATIAGIAGQLGPNGAFCFFDSVKGKITNIFFTTVPLLLVLVINVVLYVLTWYRIHTEVKRLKNTIGKRASTVRASHRVAKTMSLFVVAFFVQWWAMAIYGIWQLASLDVPQTLFHLVTTFSNIGGILNGIVYWIIRRRRMSGYYEKEKVKENTSSNRDSGNDKTDTNGQSSDV from the exons ATGGCAGACCACAATTTTTCAATGGTCAGAACGACCCAGAAATCAATAATATCCGGTTACGACGAAAACGTATACGGACTGGACAACGGTCAGTTCTTGTACATCCACGTCCCAGCGTTGACGTGCATATTGCTCAGTTTGATATGCGCAGCAGCCGTGATATTGGATGCATTTCGTCTCCAGGGTTTCAGAACTTTTTTCTCCTGGACAAAAAGCGAGCGCTTTGTTGTGTACCTCGCTGTATGTGATGGATCATTTAACATAGCTCATTCCATGGACCACCTTCACATAGTGATAACCAGAGACCACGTCCACCCCGTCGAGCTCTGCGAGTTTTACGGCTTCATGTTGGCAGAATTCATCACGGCGCAGAACCTGATGGTCAATATAGTAGCTATCAATGCCTTTGTTTTGATCTACTACAGAAAGAGAACTGTATGGTTTGGGGAGTACGACTGGAAACTACTGCTCTGGACGTTCGGGGTACCTTTTATTGGTGCCACAATTGCAGGAATAGCGGGTCAACTTGGGCCGAACGGGGCTTT TTGCTTCTTTGATAGCGTGAAAGGAAAGATAACAAACATATTCTTCACCACGGTTCCACTCTTACTGGTATTAGTGATCAACGTCGTCCTGTACGTGCTCACATGGTACAGGATTCACACAGAAGTCAAGCGTTTGAAGAATACGATTGGGAAGCGAGCATCAACAGTCAGAGCCTCACACAGAGTTGCAAAgacaatgtcattgtttgtgGTCGCTTTCTTCGTTCAGTGGTGGGCAATGGCCATATACGGCATATGGCAATTGGCTTCATTAGACGTTCCACAAACACTTTTTCATTTAGTCACTACCTTTTCAAACATTGGAGGGATCCTGAATGGCATTGTTTATTGGATTATCAGACGCCGAAGAATGAGTGGATATTATGAGAAAGAAAAGGTCAAAGAAAATACTTCGTCCAATCGCGACTCCGGCAACGATAAAACAGACACCAATGGACAAAGCTCGGATGTGTAA
- the LOC117324241 gene encoding uncharacterized protein LOC117324241 — MDIVNVTMATTTQKALKSGYDLKVYGLDNGQFLSIHIPALTCIVLSFICAVMIMVDSYRLQSFRSFFSWTKSERFVVYLAVCDGLFNIAHSMDHLHIVIARDHVHPVELCEFYGFMLAEFITAQNLMVNVVAINAFVLIYYRKNICFGRYDWKLLLWTFGTPFLGATIAGIADQLGTNGAFCYFDGVKGEITNVFFTTVPLLLVLVINIVLYVLTWYRIHTEGKRLKGVIGKEATTVRASHKVARTMSLFVTAFFAQWWAMALYGVWQLSAEVPQALFQFVTTFSNVGGILNGIVYVIIRRRKMSGYYEKEKSKSKLDSGNGPSIDRTLDTVDMDSKV, encoded by the exons ATGGATATCGTTAATGTTACAATGGCCACTACGACACAAAAAGCGCTGAAGTCCGGTTACGATCTAAAGGTGTACGGACTTGACAATGGTCAGTTTCTGTCTATCCACATTCCGGCACTGACATGTATAGTACTCAGTTTTATCTGTGCCGTAATGATCATGGTGGATTCTTACCGTCTTCAATCTTTCAGAAGTTTTTTCTCCTGGACAAAAAGCGAGCGCTTCGTTGTGTACCTCGCTGTATGTGATGGATTATTTAACATAGCTCATTCCATGGACCACCTTCACATAGTGATAGCCAGAGACCATGTCCACCCCGTCGAGCTCTGCGAGTTTTACGGTTTTATGCTTGCGGAGTTTATCACAGCACAGAACCTAATGGTAAATGTGGTAGCCATCAATGCATTTGTGTTGATCTACTACAGAAAGAATATATGTTTTGGGCGATATGACTGgaaacttcttctctggacgTTCGGAACACCATTTCTTGGGGCAACAATTGCTGGAATAGCAGATCAACTTGGAACGAATGGGGCATT ttgcTACTTCGATGGCgtgaaaggggagataactaacgTGTTTTTCACCACTGTTCCTCTTTTACTGGTTTTGGTAATAAACATCGTCTTGTACGTGCTTACATGGTACAGAATTCACACAGAGGGCAAGCGTCTAAAGGGTGTGATTGGTAAGGAAGCAACCACAGTCAGAGCCTCCCACAAAGTTGCTCGgacaatgtcattgtttgtgACTGCTTTCTTCGCGCAATGGTGGGCAATGGCATTGTATGGTGTGTGGCAACTATCGGCTGAAGTGCCACAGGCTCTATTCCAATTCGTCACTACCTTTTCAAACGTTGGAGGGATCCTGAATGGTATTGTTTATGTGATTATCAGACGCCGTAAGATGAGTGGATATTATGAGAAAGAAAAAAGTAAGTCCAAACTGGATTCGGGTAACGGACCAAGTATCGACAGGACCTTGGATACTGTCGACATGGACTCTAAGGTGTAG